Proteins co-encoded in one Syngnathoides biaculeatus isolate LvHL_M chromosome 22, ASM1980259v1, whole genome shotgun sequence genomic window:
- the luc7l gene encoding putative RNA-binding protein Luc7-like 1 isoform X3, producing the protein MDLGECTKIHDLALRADYEIASKERDLFFELDAVDHLESFIADCDRRTELAKKRLAETQEEISAEVAAKAEKVHELNEEIGKLLAKAEQLGAEGNVEESQKVLQEVEKVRSRKKDAEEEYRNSMPASSFQQQKLRVCEVCSAYLGLHDNDRRLADHFGGKLHLGFIQIREKLDQLKVCAKTVVDKQEKRNLDRLKRREEREKEEKMKKRTRSRSREHKRSRSRDRRRRRSRSSSRDKRRSRSRSRDRKRRQRSRSRSRGHRHSHELSSRHKSSRDRERSSRDESQGRERRDGVNGRSDSRRADDREDP; encoded by the exons ATGGACCTGGGCGAGTGCACCAAGATCCACGACCTGGCGCTCCGAGCAGACTACGAAATAGCCTCCAAGGAGAGAGACCTTTTTTTTGAGCTGGAC GCCGTCGATCACTTGGAGTCGTTCATCGCCGACTGCGACCGCAGGACCGAACTGGCCAAGAAGCGCTTGGCCGAGACTCAAGAAGAGATCAGTGCCGAAGTGGCGGCCAAG GCGGAGAAGGTGCACGAGCTGAACGAGGAAATCGGGAAGCTCCTGGCCAAGGCCGAGCAGCTCGGAGCCGAGGGGAACGTGGAGGAATCCCAGAAGGTTCTGCAGGAAGTGGAGAAGGTCCGCAGCAGGAAGAAGGATGCCGAG GAGGAATACAGAAACTCCATGCCGGCCTCCAGTTTCCAGCAGCAGAAACTGCGCGTGTGCGAGGTGTGCTCCGCGTACCTGGGCCTCCACGACAACGACCGCCGCCTGGCCGACCACTTCGGGGGCAAACTCCACCTGGGCTTCATCCAGATCAGAGAGAAGCTGGACCAACTGAAAGTGTGTGCG AAAACGGTGGTGGACAAGCAGGAGAAACGCAACCTGGACCGCCTCAAGAGACGGgaagaaagggagaaggaggaaaagatgaaaaaacg GACGAGATCCCGTAGCAGAGAGCACAAAAG GTCTCGTTCCCGCGACCGAAGGAGGCGCCGCTCTCGCTCCTCGTCGCGAGACAAGCGCCGCTCGCGCTCCCGATCCAGAGACAGGAAGAGGCGACAGCGGTCCCGCTCCCGAAGCCGAGGCCACCGTCACAGCCACGAGCTGAGCTCCAGGCACAA GTCATCCAGAGACCGCGAGCGCTCGTCCCGAGACGAGTCGCAGGGGCGCGAGCGGCGAGACGGCGTCAACGGCAGGTCGGACTCCCGCAGGGCGGACGACAGAGAAGACCCGTGA
- the luc7l gene encoding putative RNA-binding protein Luc7-like 1 isoform X2, with product MSAQAQMRALLDQLMGTARDGDETRQRVKYSDERVCKSHLLDCCPHDILSGTRMDLGECTKIHDLALRADYEIASKERDLFFELDAVDHLESFIADCDRRTELAKKRLAETQEEISAEVAAKAEKVHELNEEIGKLLAKAEQLGAEGNVEESQKVLQEVEKVRSRKKDAEEEYRNSMPASSFQQQKLRVCEVCSAYLGLHDNDRRLADHFGGKLHLGFIQIREKLDQLKKTVVDKQEKRNLDRLKRREEREKEEKMKKRTRSRSREHKRSRSRDRRRRRSRSSSRDKRRSRSRSRDRKRRQRSRSRSRGHRHSHELSSRHKSSRDRERSSRDESQGRERRDGVNGRSDSRRADDREDP from the exons ATGTCCGCCCAAGCGCAAATGAGAGCTTTGCTCGACCAGCTGATGGGGACGGCGAGGGACG GGGACGAGACGCGGCAGCGGGTCAAGTACTCGGACGAGCGGGTCTGCAAAAGTCATCTCCTGGACTGCTGTCCGCACGACATCCTGTCTGGAACC CGCATGGACCTGGGCGAGTGCACCAAGATCCACGACCTGGCGCTCCGAGCAGACTACGAAATAGCCTCCAAGGAGAGAGACCTTTTTTTTGAGCTGGAC GCCGTCGATCACTTGGAGTCGTTCATCGCCGACTGCGACCGCAGGACCGAACTGGCCAAGAAGCGCTTGGCCGAGACTCAAGAAGAGATCAGTGCCGAAGTGGCGGCCAAG GCGGAGAAGGTGCACGAGCTGAACGAGGAAATCGGGAAGCTCCTGGCCAAGGCCGAGCAGCTCGGAGCCGAGGGGAACGTGGAGGAATCCCAGAAGGTTCTGCAGGAAGTGGAGAAGGTCCGCAGCAGGAAGAAGGATGCCGAG GAGGAATACAGAAACTCCATGCCGGCCTCCAGTTTCCAGCAGCAGAAACTGCGCGTGTGCGAGGTGTGCTCCGCGTACCTGGGCCTCCACGACAACGACCGCCGCCTGGCCGACCACTTCGGGGGCAAACTCCACCTGGGCTTCATCCAGATCAGAGAGAAGCTGGACCAACTGAAA AAAACGGTGGTGGACAAGCAGGAGAAACGCAACCTGGACCGCCTCAAGAGACGGgaagaaagggagaaggaggaaaagatgaaaaaacg GACGAGATCCCGTAGCAGAGAGCACAAAAG GTCTCGTTCCCGCGACCGAAGGAGGCGCCGCTCTCGCTCCTCGTCGCGAGACAAGCGCCGCTCGCGCTCCCGATCCAGAGACAGGAAGAGGCGACAGCGGTCCCGCTCCCGAAGCCGAGGCCACCGTCACAGCCACGAGCTGAGCTCCAGGCACAA GTCATCCAGAGACCGCGAGCGCTCGTCCCGAGACGAGTCGCAGGGGCGCGAGCGGCGAGACGGCGTCAACGGCAGGTCGGACTCCCGCAGGGCGGACGACAGAGAAGACCCGTGA
- the luc7l gene encoding putative RNA-binding protein Luc7-like 1 isoform X1 yields MSAQAQMRALLDQLMGTARDGDETRQRVKYSDERVCKSHLLDCCPHDILSGTRMDLGECTKIHDLALRADYEIASKERDLFFELDAVDHLESFIADCDRRTELAKKRLAETQEEISAEVAAKAEKVHELNEEIGKLLAKAEQLGAEGNVEESQKVLQEVEKVRSRKKDAEEEYRNSMPASSFQQQKLRVCEVCSAYLGLHDNDRRLADHFGGKLHLGFIQIREKLDQLKVCAKTVVDKQEKRNLDRLKRREEREKEEKMKKRTRSRSREHKRSRSRDRRRRRSRSSSRDKRRSRSRSRDRKRRQRSRSRSRGHRHSHELSSRHKSSRDRERSSRDESQGRERRDGVNGRSDSRRADDREDP; encoded by the exons ATGTCCGCCCAAGCGCAAATGAGAGCTTTGCTCGACCAGCTGATGGGGACGGCGAGGGACG GGGACGAGACGCGGCAGCGGGTCAAGTACTCGGACGAGCGGGTCTGCAAAAGTCATCTCCTGGACTGCTGTCCGCACGACATCCTGTCTGGAACC CGCATGGACCTGGGCGAGTGCACCAAGATCCACGACCTGGCGCTCCGAGCAGACTACGAAATAGCCTCCAAGGAGAGAGACCTTTTTTTTGAGCTGGAC GCCGTCGATCACTTGGAGTCGTTCATCGCCGACTGCGACCGCAGGACCGAACTGGCCAAGAAGCGCTTGGCCGAGACTCAAGAAGAGATCAGTGCCGAAGTGGCGGCCAAG GCGGAGAAGGTGCACGAGCTGAACGAGGAAATCGGGAAGCTCCTGGCCAAGGCCGAGCAGCTCGGAGCCGAGGGGAACGTGGAGGAATCCCAGAAGGTTCTGCAGGAAGTGGAGAAGGTCCGCAGCAGGAAGAAGGATGCCGAG GAGGAATACAGAAACTCCATGCCGGCCTCCAGTTTCCAGCAGCAGAAACTGCGCGTGTGCGAGGTGTGCTCCGCGTACCTGGGCCTCCACGACAACGACCGCCGCCTGGCCGACCACTTCGGGGGCAAACTCCACCTGGGCTTCATCCAGATCAGAGAGAAGCTGGACCAACTGAAAGTGTGTGCG AAAACGGTGGTGGACAAGCAGGAGAAACGCAACCTGGACCGCCTCAAGAGACGGgaagaaagggagaaggaggaaaagatgaaaaaacg GACGAGATCCCGTAGCAGAGAGCACAAAAG GTCTCGTTCCCGCGACCGAAGGAGGCGCCGCTCTCGCTCCTCGTCGCGAGACAAGCGCCGCTCGCGCTCCCGATCCAGAGACAGGAAGAGGCGACAGCGGTCCCGCTCCCGAAGCCGAGGCCACCGTCACAGCCACGAGCTGAGCTCCAGGCACAA GTCATCCAGAGACCGCGAGCGCTCGTCCCGAGACGAGTCGCAGGGGCGCGAGCGGCGAGACGGCGTCAACGGCAGGTCGGACTCCCGCAGGGCGGACGACAGAGAAGACCCGTGA
- the luc7l gene encoding putative RNA-binding protein Luc7-like 1 isoform X4, producing MDLGECTKIHDLALRADYEIASKERDLFFELDAVDHLESFIADCDRRTELAKKRLAETQEEISAEVAAKAEKVHELNEEIGKLLAKAEQLGAEGNVEESQKVLQEVEKVRSRKKDAEEEYRNSMPASSFQQQKLRVCEVCSAYLGLHDNDRRLADHFGGKLHLGFIQIREKLDQLKKTVVDKQEKRNLDRLKRREEREKEEKMKKRTRSRSREHKRSRSRDRRRRRSRSSSRDKRRSRSRSRDRKRRQRSRSRSRGHRHSHELSSRHKSSRDRERSSRDESQGRERRDGVNGRSDSRRADDREDP from the exons ATGGACCTGGGCGAGTGCACCAAGATCCACGACCTGGCGCTCCGAGCAGACTACGAAATAGCCTCCAAGGAGAGAGACCTTTTTTTTGAGCTGGAC GCCGTCGATCACTTGGAGTCGTTCATCGCCGACTGCGACCGCAGGACCGAACTGGCCAAGAAGCGCTTGGCCGAGACTCAAGAAGAGATCAGTGCCGAAGTGGCGGCCAAG GCGGAGAAGGTGCACGAGCTGAACGAGGAAATCGGGAAGCTCCTGGCCAAGGCCGAGCAGCTCGGAGCCGAGGGGAACGTGGAGGAATCCCAGAAGGTTCTGCAGGAAGTGGAGAAGGTCCGCAGCAGGAAGAAGGATGCCGAG GAGGAATACAGAAACTCCATGCCGGCCTCCAGTTTCCAGCAGCAGAAACTGCGCGTGTGCGAGGTGTGCTCCGCGTACCTGGGCCTCCACGACAACGACCGCCGCCTGGCCGACCACTTCGGGGGCAAACTCCACCTGGGCTTCATCCAGATCAGAGAGAAGCTGGACCAACTGAAA AAAACGGTGGTGGACAAGCAGGAGAAACGCAACCTGGACCGCCTCAAGAGACGGgaagaaagggagaaggaggaaaagatgaaaaaacg GACGAGATCCCGTAGCAGAGAGCACAAAAG GTCTCGTTCCCGCGACCGAAGGAGGCGCCGCTCTCGCTCCTCGTCGCGAGACAAGCGCCGCTCGCGCTCCCGATCCAGAGACAGGAAGAGGCGACAGCGGTCCCGCTCCCGAAGCCGAGGCCACCGTCACAGCCACGAGCTGAGCTCCAGGCACAA GTCATCCAGAGACCGCGAGCGCTCGTCCCGAGACGAGTCGCAGGGGCGCGAGCGGCGAGACGGCGTCAACGGCAGGTCGGACTCCCGCAGGGCGGACGACAGAGAAGACCCGTGA